The proteins below are encoded in one region of Planctopirus limnophila DSM 3776:
- a CDS encoding 2,3-bisphosphoglycerate-independent phosphoglycerate mutase: protein MTDPHVLTRQLQKSNDSKIVLLVGDGLGGLPLTPGGKTELESALTPNLDALASRGCLGQTIPVLPGIAPGSGPGHLGLFGYDPLQYQIGRGVLEALGIDFELGPKDVAIRGNFCTIDGAGIITDRRAGRIGSEIGAALCEKLNQIKIPGVEVFVRPVKEYRLVIVFRSEGLGGQVHDTDPQATGKAPLEAVAKSDCSKKTAEICNEFLRQAKEILKNDAPANFLTLRGIDTLPAIPTFQEVYGMKPAAIAVYPMYRGLARLVSMDVLDAGQTLDDQMSCLKAAWNDYDFFFIHFKYTDSTGEDGNFAAKVKRTEELDSCIPKILQLDPTVVIVTGDHSTPSKMKSHSWHPVPVLLSADTCRFDGSTKFGESQCARGGLGTFEAKYLMLQAMAHAGRLEKFGA, encoded by the coding sequence ATGACCGATCCACATGTGCTCACTCGGCAGCTTCAGAAATCCAACGACTCCAAGATCGTCCTGCTTGTGGGCGATGGGCTGGGAGGTCTTCCGTTAACTCCCGGAGGGAAGACAGAACTCGAATCAGCGTTAACTCCCAATCTCGACGCTCTGGCAAGTCGTGGCTGCCTGGGGCAAACCATCCCTGTCTTGCCGGGCATTGCTCCTGGCAGTGGGCCAGGGCATTTGGGACTCTTTGGCTACGATCCACTACAGTACCAGATTGGGCGTGGTGTTCTCGAAGCTTTGGGGATCGATTTCGAACTCGGGCCGAAAGATGTCGCGATTCGCGGTAACTTCTGCACGATCGACGGGGCCGGGATTATCACAGATCGTCGTGCAGGCCGTATTGGCAGTGAAATTGGCGCCGCTCTGTGCGAGAAGTTGAATCAGATCAAGATTCCGGGAGTGGAAGTATTTGTCCGCCCGGTGAAAGAGTACCGGCTGGTGATTGTCTTCCGCAGTGAAGGGCTGGGTGGCCAGGTTCACGATACAGATCCTCAGGCGACAGGGAAGGCTCCACTGGAGGCTGTTGCCAAGAGCGATTGTTCCAAGAAGACTGCCGAAATCTGCAATGAGTTCCTGCGTCAAGCCAAAGAAATACTCAAAAACGATGCTCCTGCCAATTTCTTGACTCTGCGAGGCATTGATACGTTGCCAGCCATTCCGACTTTTCAGGAAGTCTACGGCATGAAGCCAGCAGCCATTGCGGTTTATCCGATGTATCGAGGTCTGGCCCGACTGGTTTCCATGGATGTGCTCGATGCGGGGCAAACTCTCGATGACCAGATGAGCTGCCTTAAAGCCGCCTGGAATGACTACGATTTCTTCTTCATTCACTTCAAGTACACCGATTCAACCGGTGAAGACGGTAACTTTGCTGCCAAGGTGAAGCGAACAGAAGAACTCGACAGCTGCATTCCCAAAATCCTGCAACTCGATCCGACAGTTGTCATCGTGACCGGAGATCACAGCACGCCGAGCAAGATGAAATCGCATAGCTGGCATCCTGTGCCCGTGCTCCTCTCGGCTGACACCTGTCGTTTCGATGGTTCAACCAAGTTCGGCGAATCGCAGTGTGCCCGCGGTGGTCTGGGGACATTTGAAGCCAAGTACCTCATGCTGCAGGCCATGGCACATGCTGGTCGACTGGAAAAATTCGGCGCGTAA
- a CDS encoding XylR family transcriptional regulator, translating into MKPRKRVALVIETSLAYGRAVLRGISKYLVANQPWSMYLDLHELMAQPPRWLENAEIDGVISRSTTPELAASLLRRRIPTIDMTDFRLHDGLPHVYTDHRAVGKLAAEHLQERGFRQFAYCGFSDHAWSSERREGFANAITGQGDLHIYESRWQTSSSQTWAQQQQEIRGWLEALPKPIGIMAANDMRGHHVLDACRQLELAVPESVAVIGVDNDEVLCELCDPPLSSVVPNPERIGYEAAAMLDRMMAGDSWPTETLYIPPMGIVTRQSTDVLATDDPIVASSLKIIREGACHQLTVDEILARVNTSRSVLERRFRKHLGRSPQEEIRQVQLKRVKQLLEETELPLSRIAELSGFQHAEYLSVVFKRELGMTPGSYRKSANLR; encoded by the coding sequence GTGAAGCCCCGAAAGCGAGTTGCCCTGGTCATCGAAACGTCTCTCGCTTATGGGCGCGCCGTTTTGAGAGGGATTTCCAAATATCTCGTGGCGAACCAGCCATGGTCGATGTATCTCGATCTGCATGAATTGATGGCACAACCTCCCCGCTGGCTCGAAAACGCCGAGATCGACGGTGTCATCAGTCGATCCACCACACCAGAACTCGCTGCTTCACTTCTCAGGCGGCGAATTCCCACCATCGATATGACGGATTTCCGGCTGCACGATGGCTTGCCGCATGTCTATACCGACCATCGAGCGGTCGGGAAACTGGCTGCGGAACATCTGCAGGAGCGAGGTTTCCGCCAGTTTGCGTACTGCGGCTTTTCGGATCATGCCTGGTCATCCGAGCGTCGCGAAGGTTTTGCCAACGCCATCACTGGCCAGGGCGATCTTCATATATATGAATCACGCTGGCAGACTTCATCCAGCCAGACATGGGCGCAGCAGCAGCAAGAGATTCGTGGCTGGCTGGAGGCGCTTCCCAAGCCTATTGGAATCATGGCTGCCAACGATATGCGCGGGCATCATGTGCTTGATGCCTGCCGGCAACTGGAACTCGCCGTGCCGGAATCGGTCGCAGTGATTGGTGTCGATAATGACGAAGTTCTTTGCGAGTTGTGCGATCCTCCGCTTTCCAGTGTCGTGCCTAACCCGGAACGCATTGGATACGAGGCCGCTGCCATGCTGGATCGCATGATGGCAGGAGATTCCTGGCCGACGGAGACGCTTTACATTCCCCCCATGGGAATCGTGACCCGACAATCGACCGATGTGCTGGCGACGGACGATCCGATCGTTGCCAGCTCATTAAAAATCATTCGTGAAGGTGCCTGCCACCAGCTCACTGTCGATGAAATTCTCGCTCGCGTGAACACTTCACGCAGTGTTCTCGAACGTCGATTTCGCAAACATCTGGGGCGTTCACCGCAAGAAGAAATCCGTCAGGTTCAACTGAAGCGAGTGAAACAACTTCTCGAAGAAACCGAATTACCATTGAGCCGCATTGCCGAATTGAGCGGCTTCCAGCATGCCGAATACCTGAGTGTGGTGTTCAAACGGGAACTTGGTATGACGCCGGGAAGTTATCGCAAAAGTGCCAATCTGCGATAA
- a CDS encoding PSD1 and planctomycete cytochrome C domain-containing protein, translated as MLFVKNRDDFRLPRQVKRSSRWGTSLLAASILSAAAWLIQGLVSGDHAVAGKALVAEENRQAPDDPAPGDSSPGFSPEDLAFYREKIEPIFVKNCNECHGTGSKFRGGFSLAAREHLLKGGESGPGVLLDKPDESMLIDVINYRTYEMPPSGKLPADQIASITEWVKRGAPMPPPAVPVAMPVHEGPPQVNETTKAHWAFRPVTDPRPPVSQWDRLAKNDIDRFLFAKMEAAGLEPVGPAEKRTLIRRLYYDVIGLPPSPAQVEAFVQDASPEAISKVIDDLLESPHYGEKWGRFWLDLVRYAETNSFERDNPKPNAWKYRDYVINSFNRDKPYDQFLIEQLAGDELPQVTRDSVIATGYYRLNAWDDEPADQRQAFYDEMDDIVSTTGQVMLGMTIGCARCHDHKLDPMPQKDYYGFLAFMADLQSYAGRGDQMNSRWSQTDISSPEVIQAHAERDAAVQKLEEQMRQIEQGAILKMKGEDQRKTEGAERKKVLREKLKDFLSKEEFDHYQGLKNQLEELRKRALPPREMVLSVNNCQMPPRVTPLLIRGNPATPGEPVEPRFLSVLTDDAPQLPTLTPGQKTAGRRLVLANWIASKENPLTARVMVNRIWQMHFGRGLVKSSSNFGLKGDLPTHPELLDRLTTRFIEGGFRIKPLHRLILNSYAWQMSSRPTAAQLNADPQNDLYSHFEMRRLTAEETRDGLLAVSGELNLAVGGPSVYTAMPKEVLAGQSVPGQGWGQSSPEEQNRRSVYIHVKRSLLVPTLSSLDFPDPDGTCPIRFATTQPTQALTSLNSAFYNQQAKEFAERVRADLQINELNDESLRQCVAQALTLTTNRPPTTAEVERGFGLIQSLRDRGQVSADLALERFCLVAINLNEFLYLD; from the coding sequence ATGTTGTTTGTAAAAAATCGCGATGATTTTCGATTACCACGCCAAGTGAAGAGATCTTCCCGATGGGGAACGTCTTTGCTCGCAGCGAGCATTTTGTCAGCGGCTGCATGGCTCATACAGGGACTGGTTTCCGGGGATCATGCGGTTGCCGGTAAGGCACTCGTTGCCGAAGAAAATCGGCAGGCTCCTGATGATCCAGCTCCTGGTGACTCATCGCCGGGTTTCAGTCCCGAAGATCTGGCGTTTTATCGAGAGAAGATCGAACCGATTTTCGTCAAGAACTGCAACGAATGTCACGGAACTGGCTCGAAGTTTCGTGGTGGGTTTTCGCTGGCGGCTCGTGAACATCTCTTGAAGGGGGGCGAAAGTGGGCCAGGTGTCTTGCTCGATAAACCTGACGAAAGCATGCTGATTGATGTCATCAATTATCGCACCTACGAAATGCCTCCATCCGGGAAGCTTCCCGCCGATCAGATTGCTTCGATTACGGAATGGGTCAAGCGGGGTGCCCCGATGCCGCCACCTGCTGTCCCTGTCGCGATGCCAGTGCATGAAGGGCCACCTCAGGTTAATGAGACGACGAAAGCTCACTGGGCCTTCCGGCCGGTCACAGATCCTCGGCCTCCCGTGAGCCAATGGGATCGATTGGCAAAGAACGACATCGACCGCTTCCTGTTTGCCAAAATGGAAGCTGCTGGTCTGGAACCTGTCGGGCCTGCTGAAAAGCGGACGCTCATTCGTCGGCTCTATTACGACGTGATTGGTTTACCTCCTTCGCCAGCACAGGTGGAAGCCTTCGTGCAGGATGCCTCACCCGAAGCGATTTCGAAGGTGATCGACGATCTTCTCGAATCACCACATTATGGTGAAAAATGGGGCCGCTTCTGGCTGGATCTGGTGCGCTATGCCGAGACCAACAGTTTCGAGCGCGACAACCCAAAACCAAACGCCTGGAAGTATCGCGATTATGTGATTAACTCCTTCAATCGCGATAAACCATATGACCAGTTTTTGATTGAGCAACTGGCGGGGGATGAACTTCCACAGGTGACACGTGATTCGGTCATTGCCACGGGGTATTACCGTCTCAATGCCTGGGATGATGAGCCCGCCGACCAGAGGCAGGCGTTCTACGATGAGATGGACGACATTGTCTCGACAACCGGTCAGGTCATGCTGGGAATGACAATTGGTTGTGCCCGCTGTCATGATCACAAACTCGACCCGATGCCTCAGAAGGATTACTACGGGTTTCTGGCATTCATGGCGGATCTGCAATCGTATGCCGGACGTGGCGATCAGATGAATTCCCGCTGGAGCCAGACCGATATCAGCAGCCCGGAAGTCATTCAGGCGCATGCCGAGCGCGATGCCGCTGTTCAGAAACTGGAAGAGCAGATGCGTCAGATCGAGCAGGGTGCGATTCTGAAGATGAAAGGTGAAGACCAGCGCAAGACCGAAGGTGCCGAGCGAAAAAAGGTCCTGCGTGAAAAGCTGAAGGATTTTCTATCAAAAGAAGAATTTGATCATTATCAGGGCTTAAAAAATCAGCTGGAAGAGCTTCGTAAGCGGGCTTTACCACCGCGCGAAATGGTGCTCTCCGTGAATAACTGTCAGATGCCACCGCGAGTGACGCCCTTGTTGATTCGCGGTAACCCCGCGACTCCCGGTGAACCGGTCGAACCGCGGTTTCTTTCTGTGCTGACTGACGATGCGCCACAACTGCCAACTCTGACTCCCGGTCAAAAGACGGCAGGTCGGCGACTGGTGCTGGCGAACTGGATTGCCTCGAAAGAAAATCCGCTGACAGCCCGGGTCATGGTGAATCGCATCTGGCAAATGCACTTTGGTCGTGGACTGGTGAAGTCTTCCAGTAATTTTGGACTGAAGGGGGATCTTCCGACTCATCCCGAACTTCTTGACAGGTTGACCACGCGGTTTATTGAAGGTGGCTTTCGGATTAAGCCGCTACATCGGCTGATTCTCAATTCGTATGCCTGGCAGATGTCATCCCGGCCCACGGCGGCCCAGCTCAATGCCGATCCTCAGAACGATCTTTATTCGCACTTTGAGATGCGCAGGCTGACGGCCGAAGAGACCCGGGATGGACTGCTGGCGGTCAGTGGCGAACTCAATCTGGCGGTGGGTGGCCCGAGTGTCTACACCGCCATGCCCAAAGAAGTCCTGGCTGGGCAATCCGTTCCGGGTCAAGGCTGGGGGCAATCCTCACCCGAGGAGCAGAATCGCCGAAGTGTTTACATTCATGTGAAGCGATCACTGCTGGTTCCCACGTTGTCGAGCCTCGATTTCCCGGATCCTGATGGGACATGCCCTATTCGGTTTGCGACGACACAGCCAACACAAGCCTTAACGAGCCTCAACAGTGCCTTCTATAACCAGCAGGCCAAGGAGTTCGCCGAGAGAGTGCGGGCAGATCTGCAGATCAACGAATTAAATGATGAATCGCTGCGCCAATGTGTCGCACAGGCGTTAACGCTGACCACCAATCGCCCACCGACGACTGCGGAAGTCGAGCGCGGTTTCGGCTTGATTCAGTCGCTGCGGGATCGTGGTCAGGTCAGTGCCGACTTGGCTCTGGAACGTTTCTGCCTCGTGGCCATCAACCTGAATGAGTTTCTGTATCTCGACTGA
- a CDS encoding DUF1501 domain-containing protein, with protein sequence MHNFCGRTRREFLWEAGAGFSGLAMTGLLQKEGFFVKQAVGADGVTPFVNPLAPKEPHHAPKAKSVIFLFMYGGPSQVDTFDYKPKLYGLDGKTIPVKTKGRGGARNEGRVVGPKWNFQQYGQSGQWVSDLFPNLATCVDDIAFIKSMTAEAPVHGSAMLQMNSGKIQSGYPCLGSWVNYGLGTENENLPGFVVMLDHSGGPISGAKNWSSGFMPASYQATVMRSKGPAILDLVPPENMSDDVQRQLISTINEYNQEHQLSRGENSNLAARIASFELAYKMQTTAPEATDLSQETESTLKLYGMDNPQTEYFGRQCLLARRLVERGVRFIQVYAGGNHNDANWDAHGDLVKNHTLHAGRTDKPIAGLLKDLKARGLLNDTLIVWGGEFGRQPVAEYKEGTGRDHNVAGFTMWCAGGGIKGGCSVGETDELGNEAVKDRFHVKHLHATILHQLGLDPNHLSFFYGGLDQKLVGVEGADPIKQIIA encoded by the coding sequence ATGCATAATTTTTGTGGACGCACTCGCCGGGAGTTTCTGTGGGAGGCTGGGGCTGGTTTTTCCGGCCTCGCCATGACAGGGCTCCTGCAGAAGGAAGGCTTCTTCGTGAAGCAGGCGGTCGGTGCTGATGGTGTCACCCCCTTTGTGAATCCATTGGCTCCTAAAGAGCCTCACCATGCTCCCAAAGCCAAAAGTGTGATTTTTCTCTTCATGTACGGTGGCCCCAGCCAGGTCGACACCTTTGATTACAAACCGAAATTGTACGGGCTGGATGGCAAGACGATTCCCGTCAAGACCAAGGGGCGCGGCGGGGCACGCAATGAAGGGCGCGTCGTCGGCCCCAAATGGAATTTTCAGCAATATGGCCAATCGGGGCAGTGGGTCTCAGATCTCTTTCCGAATCTCGCGACCTGCGTGGACGATATCGCATTTATCAAGTCGATGACGGCTGAAGCGCCGGTGCATGGTTCCGCCATGCTGCAGATGAACTCGGGCAAAATTCAAAGTGGTTATCCTTGCCTGGGTTCTTGGGTCAATTATGGCCTGGGGACAGAAAACGAAAATCTGCCAGGTTTCGTGGTAATGCTCGACCATTCGGGCGGGCCGATCAGTGGTGCCAAAAACTGGTCCAGCGGCTTCATGCCGGCAAGTTATCAGGCGACCGTGATGAGATCAAAGGGCCCGGCCATTCTCGATCTCGTGCCACCTGAAAACATGTCCGATGACGTCCAGCGGCAACTCATCTCCACAATCAACGAGTACAACCAGGAGCATCAACTCTCGCGAGGTGAAAACTCGAATCTGGCAGCTCGTATTGCCAGTTTTGAGCTGGCTTACAAGATGCAGACCACAGCACCGGAAGCGACCGATCTCTCGCAGGAAACGGAATCGACACTCAAGCTGTACGGGATGGATAATCCGCAGACCGAATACTTCGGTCGGCAGTGCTTGCTCGCTCGTCGCCTGGTAGAACGCGGAGTCCGGTTCATTCAGGTTTATGCTGGTGGCAATCACAACGACGCCAACTGGGATGCTCACGGCGATCTGGTGAAGAATCACACGTTACACGCCGGTCGAACCGACAAGCCGATTGCCGGGCTATTAAAGGATCTCAAGGCACGGGGCTTGCTCAATGATACTCTGATTGTGTGGGGTGGTGAGTTTGGCAGGCAGCCAGTCGCTGAATACAAAGAGGGGACTGGTCGAGATCATAACGTAGCTGGCTTTACCATGTGGTGTGCTGGTGGTGGCATCAAGGGTGGATGCAGTGTCGGTGAGACCGATGAACTGGGGAATGAAGCCGTCAAGGATCGTTTCCACGTCAAGCACCTGCATGCGACGATTCTGCATCAGTTGGGTCTCGATCCGAATCACCTCTCCTTCTTTTACGGCGGTCTCGATCAGAAACTGGTGGGCGTCGAAGGAGCTGATCCGATCAAGCAGATCATTGCCTGA
- a CDS encoding beta-propeller domain-containing protein, whose protein sequence is MNRWFALLAILSFSIQNISAAEHPTQTGTPRSYIAADYSKKILVHVGADNSDVWKQTIRDVHDLQILPHGHLLTQTNFQTIVELNDKGEIVWSYDAKSSPGNADRKVEIHAFQRLADGSTMIVESGPARILEVNAEGKVLREIPLVVKNRDPHRDSRLARKLENGHYLVCHEKDQTVREYDEKGQVVWDYVTGTALYSAERLPNGNTLIGTGNGHSVIEVTPQKEVVWSVTENELPGIKLGWITMVERLPDGNTLIVNCHGGDNQPHALIVTPQKQVVWTLKDHVRFGNNLPVLKLVAQGSGTTR, encoded by the coding sequence ATGAATCGCTGGTTCGCCCTGTTGGCGATTCTTTCATTTTCGATACAGAACATCTCGGCTGCTGAGCATCCGACGCAGACGGGGACGCCACGCAGTTACATCGCGGCTGATTATTCCAAAAAGATTCTCGTCCATGTAGGGGCAGATAACTCAGATGTCTGGAAGCAGACAATTCGCGATGTGCATGATCTCCAGATTCTGCCCCATGGCCATCTCCTCACACAAACGAACTTCCAGACGATCGTCGAGTTGAATGACAAAGGCGAGATCGTCTGGAGTTACGATGCCAAATCGTCACCAGGGAATGCGGATCGCAAAGTGGAAATCCATGCGTTTCAAAGACTGGCGGATGGCTCGACGATGATAGTCGAAAGTGGGCCCGCCCGGATTCTCGAGGTAAACGCCGAAGGAAAAGTTCTCAGGGAAATTCCGCTGGTGGTGAAGAATCGGGATCCGCATCGGGACAGCCGACTGGCTCGCAAGCTGGAAAATGGCCATTACCTCGTTTGCCATGAGAAAGACCAGACTGTGCGGGAGTACGACGAGAAGGGCCAGGTGGTCTGGGACTATGTAACGGGGACAGCTCTTTATTCTGCCGAACGATTACCCAATGGAAACACGCTGATTGGTACGGGGAATGGTCACAGCGTCATCGAAGTCACTCCCCAGAAAGAGGTGGTCTGGTCAGTCACTGAGAACGAGCTTCCAGGAATCAAGCTGGGTTGGATCACCATGGTGGAACGATTACCCGATGGCAACACCCTGATTGTCAATTGTCATGGTGGAGACAATCAGCCCCATGCATTGATTGTGACACCTCAGAAGCAGGTTGTCTGGACACTGAAGGACCATGTCCGCTTTGGAAATAATCTGCCGGTTTTGAAACTCGTGGCCCAGGGATCGGGCACAACGCGTTAA
- a CDS encoding sugar-binding protein has protein sequence MSHIGFFWQPRFVMGTFWGWLAASALLISSGCETRPGGMTGNGPGGSSKPLKYAYVTNGVADFWNVAEAGVRQAEKDLNSAGKSTKVEVRHPPDGVVDQKRMVQELLTLGVDGISISPIDPENQSDLLAEIAKQTIFITNDSDAPKSERLVYIGMDNYTAGRQCGEMIKEALPDGGKVMIFVGRLGQLNAKQRRQGIIDELLGRSVDPERYDEPGKELVGDKYTILDTRTDDFDLVKAKSLAQDAITRHQDLNCMVGLFAYNPPKLIDAVKDAGKVGKIQILGFDEDEGTLQGIQDGVMYGSCVQNPYQYGYQSVMMLDKIKSGDKSGIPEDKFIEIPVRKITKANVNEFWKELNQLLGKPAPEAK, from the coding sequence ATGTCGCACATCGGGTTTTTCTGGCAGCCACGTTTCGTGATGGGCACCTTTTGGGGCTGGCTGGCCGCCAGTGCTCTGCTGATATCGAGCGGCTGTGAAACCAGACCAGGAGGAATGACAGGTAACGGGCCCGGTGGTTCATCCAAACCTCTGAAATATGCCTATGTCACCAACGGTGTGGCCGACTTCTGGAATGTGGCTGAGGCGGGTGTCCGTCAGGCGGAAAAGGATCTGAATTCGGCCGGGAAAAGCACGAAAGTTGAAGTTCGTCACCCTCCGGATGGTGTGGTCGATCAAAAGCGGATGGTGCAGGAATTGTTGACGCTCGGCGTGGATGGCATCTCGATCTCGCCGATTGATCCTGAGAATCAAAGCGATCTGCTGGCGGAAATTGCGAAGCAGACGATCTTCATTACGAATGATTCAGATGCTCCCAAAAGCGAGCGGCTGGTTTACATTGGCATGGATAACTACACCGCTGGCCGCCAGTGTGGTGAGATGATCAAAGAAGCCTTGCCTGACGGTGGGAAGGTCATGATCTTCGTCGGCAGACTGGGACAGCTCAATGCCAAACAACGTCGTCAGGGAATCATTGATGAACTGCTGGGACGCAGTGTGGATCCTGAGCGATATGATGAGCCCGGAAAAGAACTGGTCGGTGACAAATACACCATTCTCGATACCCGAACTGACGACTTTGATCTTGTGAAAGCGAAATCTCTCGCCCAGGATGCGATTACCAGGCATCAGGATCTCAACTGTATGGTGGGTTTGTTCGCCTACAATCCCCCCAAGCTGATTGATGCCGTTAAGGACGCTGGCAAAGTTGGCAAAATTCAGATTCTGGGCTTCGATGAAGACGAGGGGACTCTGCAGGGCATCCAGGATGGAGTGATGTATGGGAGCTGTGTGCAGAACCCGTATCAGTACGGCTATCAGTCGGTCATGATGCTCGACAAAATCAAATCGGGAGACAAGTCCGGCATTCCCGAAGACAAATTTATCGAGATTCCCGTCCGCAAGATTACCAAAGCCAATGTGAACGAGTTCTGGAAAGAATTGAACCAGTTGCTGGGTAAACCCGCTCCAGAGGCCAAATGA
- a CDS encoding sugar ABC transporter ATP-binding protein, with the protein MVSATSKTTTDVTTGRLPDRTNDSPLLLAASQITKEFPGCKALDRVSISFSPGEIVAILGENGAGKSTLMKILAGVQPPDGGELLVDGQPVIFRDVGDAIEHGIVLIHQELNLAENLSIGANLFLGREPTRWGFIDQKTIRRLSRELLDRVGLNYTPETIVGELSTGQQQLVEIAKALSIQARVLIMDEPTASLSQYETELLYGVVRKLKADGVCVIYISHRLSEIQELADRVVVLRDGQYVGEISRAEMTREKMVSMMIGRSLTSGIERHSHTPGPEVFRIKDLVTTAFPEARNSFSLKAGEIVGMAGLVGAGRTELLRAVFGIDRPLAGEIFCDSKLVRISSPRAAMNLGMALVPEDRKGEGLVLEMSVRHNHTLATLARQASLGVFINTAQEITDSQRMITALRTKTASDQLAVQYLSGGNQQKVVIGKWLLSNPKILLLDEPTRGVDVGAKQEIYRIMEELAGQGLSLLFVSSDLEEVIRMSDRVLVMHEGKITGELSRQQLSETAIMALATGGALS; encoded by the coding sequence ATGGTCTCTGCAACATCAAAGACAACGACAGATGTGACGACAGGCCGGCTCCCTGATCGAACGAATGACAGTCCGTTATTGCTGGCAGCCAGTCAGATCACGAAAGAATTTCCCGGTTGTAAGGCGCTCGATCGAGTCAGTATTTCTTTCTCACCCGGCGAGATCGTCGCGATTCTTGGTGAAAATGGTGCTGGCAAAAGCACGCTGATGAAGATCCTCGCTGGCGTACAGCCACCAGATGGTGGTGAGTTGCTGGTTGACGGCCAGCCTGTCATTTTTCGAGATGTTGGCGACGCGATTGAGCACGGGATTGTCCTCATCCATCAGGAACTCAACCTCGCGGAAAATCTCAGTATCGGAGCCAATCTGTTCCTGGGACGTGAGCCGACACGCTGGGGATTCATTGATCAGAAAACGATTCGTCGATTGTCCCGGGAACTGCTCGATCGAGTGGGCCTGAACTACACTCCGGAGACAATCGTCGGAGAGTTATCAACCGGGCAGCAGCAACTGGTGGAAATTGCCAAAGCACTTTCCATTCAGGCACGGGTGCTGATTATGGACGAACCCACCGCCAGTCTTTCTCAGTATGAAACGGAACTGCTTTACGGCGTCGTACGGAAACTGAAGGCGGACGGTGTTTGCGTCATTTATATTTCGCACAGACTCAGTGAAATTCAGGAACTGGCCGATCGAGTGGTGGTGCTGCGCGATGGACAGTATGTGGGAGAAATTTCGCGGGCTGAAATGACTCGCGAAAAAATGGTCTCGATGATGATTGGCCGCAGTTTGACAAGTGGCATCGAGCGGCATTCCCACACTCCCGGTCCGGAAGTTTTCCGCATCAAAGATCTGGTCACCACGGCCTTCCCGGAAGCTCGAAACTCTTTCTCCCTCAAGGCAGGTGAGATTGTGGGGATGGCCGGTTTAGTGGGAGCAGGGCGGACAGAACTGCTACGGGCAGTTTTCGGCATTGATCGACCACTGGCTGGCGAGATCTTTTGCGACTCAAAGCTGGTGAGAATCTCTTCACCACGAGCCGCGATGAATCTGGGGATGGCGCTGGTTCCTGAAGATCGCAAAGGCGAAGGACTCGTGCTGGAAATGTCTGTCCGGCACAACCACACGCTGGCGACTCTGGCCCGCCAGGCCTCTCTGGGTGTTTTCATCAATACTGCTCAGGAAATCACAGACAGCCAGAGGATGATCACAGCCCTGCGTACGAAGACTGCCAGTGACCAATTGGCCGTGCAGTACTTATCTGGCGGAAACCAGCAGAAAGTTGTGATTGGCAAATGGCTGCTTTCGAATCCCAAAATCCTGCTCCTGGATGAACCGACGCGTGGTGTCGATGTGGGTGCCAAACAGGAGATCTATCGGATTATGGAGGAACTGGCGGGGCAGGGTCTGTCGCTGCTGTTTGTTTCCAGTGATCTGGAAGAAGTGATTCGCATGTCGGATCGCGTGCTGGTGATGCACGAAGGAAAGATCACCGGCGAATTGAGTCGCCAGCAACTGAGTGAAACAGCCATTATGGCCCTGGCGACCGGAGGAGCGCTCTCATGA